A window of the Haloquadratum walsbyi C23 genome harbors these coding sequences:
- a CDS encoding aminodeoxychorismate/anthranilate synthase component II, translating into MTLSVLVIDNFDSFTYNLVEYLSEQRINNEPLDVHVRKNTASLKQIETIDPDAIVISPGPGHPKNARDVGVTNDVLTTISQIVPTLGVCLGLEAAVYAYGGNVGRAPAPVHGKSSTIAHDGYGIFDGLDKTFEAGRYHSLIATDVPECFEISAATRVSGTLKATDDSPQSITTREDPDTDADSNDDVDDDLIMGIRHREYPIEAVQFHPESVLTGVGHDLIKNFLNRCGRVDDDNCDNSSDAQKKPTTTPSD; encoded by the coding sequence ATGACACTTTCAGTACTTGTAATAGATAATTTTGATTCATTTACGTACAATCTCGTCGAATATCTTTCTGAACAGCGAATCAATAACGAACCACTTGATGTTCATGTTCGGAAAAACACCGCCTCACTCAAGCAAATTGAGACAATTGATCCTGATGCAATCGTCATCAGCCCCGGTCCAGGGCATCCAAAAAATGCTCGTGATGTTGGGGTCACGAATGACGTGTTAACCACGATATCACAGATTGTACCAACGCTTGGAGTATGCCTTGGACTTGAAGCGGCGGTGTACGCATACGGGGGTAATGTCGGTCGTGCACCTGCACCAGTCCATGGAAAATCGTCAACCATCGCTCACGACGGATATGGGATTTTTGACGGGCTTGACAAGACATTTGAAGCCGGTCGATATCACTCGTTAATCGCTACAGATGTGCCTGAGTGTTTTGAGATATCAGCAGCAACGAGAGTCAGTGGTACCCTAAAAGCAACAGATGACTCACCTCAGAGTATCACAACGCGAGAGGACCCAGACACAGATGCAGACTCGAATGATGATGTCGATGATGACCTCATTATGGGAATTAGACATCGCGAATATCCAATCGAAGCGGTACAATTCCATCCTGAATCGGTTTTGACTGGTGTTGGGCATGATCTCATCAAAAACTTTCTTAATAGATGCGGACGTGTTGATGATGACAACTGTGACAACAGCAGTGACGCTCAAAAGAAACCCACAACTACACCGTCTGATTGA
- the trpE gene encoding anthranilate synthase component I produces MTDSTPLSKSRSAFVSELTESLDSTSEPLIAHITASLPTVTPLTAYTALAAQSEYGFLLESAEKTPSSDPDGAFAPDYATADRHARFSFVGYDPDAVITVSPDEVESKTLGGRAAKYITTNDDNNSSGDVLDHLRTAMPKFPCVGFPDDDRHRLRGGLVGFLAYEAVYDIWLNEVGVDRPDTQTPDAEFVLTTKTISIDHTDKSVSLVLTPIVAPDDDPGVIYDELVAEAADIRETLAAATQPDPGEFLQINSAAGSQAEYETAVRTAKQRVLDGDIYQGVISRVREQYGEIDPLGLYASLREVNPSPYMYLLRHDDRHIVGASPETLVSVQDDRIVSNPIAGTCSRGSSPVEDRRLAGEMLADGKERAEHTMLVDLARNDVRRVADPGSVRVEEFMNVLKYSHVQHIESTVTGTLASDADAFDATRATFPAGTLTGAPKIRAMEIVDELETAPRGVYGGGVGYYSWSGDADFAIVIRTATIEDNETTRSGTHQTESSAETAPSTVRVRAGAGIVADSDPASEYHETEQKMDGVLSALEQITTKPTEVTQTQTTQTDVDGDRNEETNEHAGDEVKSQSSQTEEVSR; encoded by the coding sequence ATGACTGATTCGACACCACTCTCAAAATCTCGATCAGCGTTTGTTTCTGAGCTCACAGAGAGCTTGGATTCGACTTCAGAGCCTCTCATTGCACACATAACTGCATCACTTCCGACGGTAACGCCGCTCACCGCATATACAGCCCTCGCAGCCCAGAGTGAGTATGGATTTTTACTCGAAAGTGCTGAAAAAACGCCGTCAAGCGATCCTGATGGAGCGTTTGCCCCTGATTATGCAACTGCGGACCGTCACGCGCGATTTTCGTTTGTCGGCTATGACCCTGATGCAGTCATCACTGTCTCTCCCGATGAAGTCGAGTCGAAAACACTTGGGGGACGCGCAGCGAAGTATATCACAACCAACGATGATAATAATAGTAGCGGTGATGTGCTTGATCATCTCCGTACAGCAATGCCGAAATTCCCTTGTGTCGGGTTTCCAGATGATGACCGACATCGGCTTCGCGGTGGACTTGTTGGGTTTCTTGCGTATGAGGCAGTGTATGATATCTGGCTGAATGAGGTCGGTGTCGATCGCCCTGACACACAGACTCCTGATGCGGAATTTGTCCTTACAACAAAAACGATCTCCATTGATCATACCGACAAATCAGTATCACTAGTTCTCACGCCGATTGTTGCACCTGATGATGATCCTGGTGTTATTTATGATGAGCTTGTCGCTGAAGCGGCAGATATCCGAGAAACGCTCGCAGCCGCTACTCAACCTGACCCTGGTGAGTTTCTCCAGATCAACAGCGCTGCGGGCTCACAGGCTGAATATGAAACAGCAGTTCGTACCGCAAAACAACGTGTTCTTGATGGTGATATCTATCAAGGCGTTATCTCTCGTGTTCGTGAGCAATATGGCGAGATTGATCCACTTGGCTTGTATGCGTCACTCCGCGAAGTGAATCCATCACCGTATATGTATTTACTCAGACATGATGACAGACATATCGTTGGTGCCAGTCCTGAGACACTTGTGTCCGTTCAGGATGATCGAATTGTTTCAAATCCAATTGCGGGTACCTGCTCACGTGGGAGCAGCCCTGTCGAGGACCGGCGACTTGCAGGCGAGATGCTTGCAGATGGAAAAGAGCGAGCTGAACATACGATGTTGGTTGATCTCGCTCGAAACGATGTCAGGCGTGTTGCTGACCCAGGAAGTGTCCGTGTTGAGGAGTTCATGAACGTCCTAAAATATAGTCATGTTCAGCATATCGAGTCAACCGTCACTGGGACACTCGCGTCTGATGCTGATGCGTTTGATGCAACACGAGCGACATTCCCAGCGGGAACACTCACCGGAGCCCCAAAGATTCGTGCGATGGAGATTGTCGATGAACTTGAAACAGCACCACGTGGAGTCTATGGCGGAGGGGTTGGGTATTATTCGTGGTCTGGAGATGCGGACTTTGCAATTGTCATTCGAACCGCGACAATTGAAGACAACGAAACAACTCGCTCAGGTACTCATCAAACTGAGTCAAGTGCTGAAACCGCGCCTTCGACTGTTCGTGTCAGGGCTGGCGCTGGGATTGTTGCTGACAGCGACCCGGCATCTGAGTATCATGAGACTGAGCAAAAAATGGATGGTGTTCTGTCAGCACTTGAGCAGATCACAACGAAACCAACAGAGGTGACACAAACACAGACCACACAAACAGACGTAGACGGAGACAGAAATGAAGAGACAAATGAGCACGCAGGTGATGAAGTAAAATCACAATCATCGCAGACGGAGGAAGTATCCCGATGA
- a CDS encoding phosphoribosylanthranilate isomerase produces MMSRTRVKICGITTKNDLAAVSAAGADAAGIITDVTVETPRSVTVERATQLVATASPFLSTVLVTMPNCVADAIDITGRVQPDVIQIHGEYDASELKQINESVTADVIAVVDAEMPSRARSVASVVDAILIDSVDTDGAGGTGHTHDWTTTAEIATMLDSPVILAGGLTPSNVKSAVQTVAPFGVDVASGVEDTGGSKDHDAVAAFINRATRVDIDTNNETERSIETTNTTDSSTEDSISATTPERNK; encoded by the coding sequence ATGATGTCTCGAACCCGTGTGAAAATCTGCGGTATCACGACTAAAAACGACCTTGCGGCAGTTTCCGCTGCTGGTGCAGATGCAGCCGGGATTATTACCGATGTTACTGTTGAGACGCCACGATCAGTGACAGTTGAGCGCGCAACGCAACTTGTTGCTACTGCTTCACCATTTCTCAGTACAGTTCTTGTGACGATGCCCAATTGTGTTGCTGATGCAATCGATATTACGGGGCGTGTGCAACCGGATGTAATTCAAATTCATGGTGAATACGATGCCAGTGAACTCAAACAAATAAACGAATCAGTCACAGCAGATGTTATTGCTGTTGTTGATGCTGAGATGCCATCGCGTGCTCGTTCGGTTGCATCAGTAGTTGATGCTATATTGATAGACTCTGTGGACACCGATGGGGCAGGTGGAACAGGGCATACGCATGATTGGACTACAACCGCCGAGATTGCCACTATGCTTGACTCGCCAGTCATTCTTGCCGGTGGACTCACGCCGTCAAATGTCAAATCAGCCGTTCAAACTGTTGCTCCGTTTGGCGTTGATGTCGCAAGTGGCGTTGAGGATACTGGTGGAAGCAAAGACCACGATGCTGTGGCAGCGTTCATCAATCGTGCGACTCGCGTTGATATTGATACGAATAATGAGACTGAGAGGTCAATAGAGACAACCAACACAACCGATAGCTCAACAGAAGATTCTATAAGCGCAACTACGCCAGAGCGAAACAAATGA
- the trpD gene encoding anthranilate phosphoribosyltransferase, with the protein MTLQDYIERATNGVDLSHETSRKAAKLLFEDATEAQIGALLTALRAKGETETEIAGFARGMRDAARTITPDRTPLVDTCGTGGDDYDTINISTTSAIVAAGAGAAVAKHGNYSVSSLSGSADVLSVAGADVKAEPPAVEAAIERDGIGFMLAPVFHPAMKAVIGPRKELGMRTIFNILGPLTNPAGADAQVIGVYDPELVPVLGRALTQLPVERALVVHGSGMDEIALHDTTTVAEVIGDNVDGYTLSASSIGLDSAPVEAVAGGTPEENAADLRGIVTGEITGPKRDIILANAGAAIYVAGLADDIETGVEQAATAIDTGDAKATFETLCEPNSASTEQK; encoded by the coding sequence ATGACACTTCAAGATTATATTGAGCGGGCGACCAATGGGGTCGATTTATCACATGAAACCTCCCGGAAAGCAGCAAAACTTCTTTTCGAAGATGCAACTGAAGCACAGATTGGTGCTTTGTTGACGGCGCTTCGAGCGAAAGGTGAAACTGAGACCGAGATCGCTGGTTTTGCACGTGGAATGCGTGATGCAGCTCGCACCATTACTCCTGACCGCACACCGCTTGTTGATACCTGTGGAACTGGGGGTGATGACTATGATACAATCAATATATCAACAACAAGTGCAATCGTTGCCGCTGGTGCCGGGGCAGCAGTCGCAAAACATGGAAACTACTCTGTATCATCGCTATCTGGAAGTGCGGACGTGCTGTCAGTTGCTGGTGCGGATGTCAAGGCGGAACCTCCTGCTGTTGAAGCAGCGATTGAACGCGATGGAATTGGGTTTATGCTCGCCCCTGTATTCCATCCAGCGATGAAAGCTGTTATTGGACCACGAAAAGAGCTAGGAATGCGAACAATATTCAATATTCTTGGTCCACTTACAAACCCCGCTGGGGCAGATGCACAGGTAATCGGCGTTTACGATCCTGAACTTGTTCCTGTGCTTGGACGGGCTCTCACGCAACTCCCTGTTGAGCGTGCACTCGTTGTTCATGGGAGTGGAATGGATGAGATTGCACTTCATGATACAACGACTGTTGCAGAGGTTATTGGAGATAATGTTGATGGATACACACTTTCAGCATCATCTATTGGACTTGACTCTGCACCGGTTGAAGCCGTCGCGGGGGGAACACCCGAAGAGAATGCAGCAGATCTTCGTGGAATTGTCACCGGTGAGATCACCGGTCCAAAACGAGATATTATTCTTGCGAATGCAGGAGCAGCCATCTACGTTGCTGGACTCGCAGACGATATCGAAACCGGAGTTGAACAAGCTGCAACAGCAATCGACACCGGCGACGCTAAAGCCACCTTTGAGACGTTATGTGAACCGAATTCGGCTTCAACGGAGCAAAAATGA
- a CDS encoding arsenate-mycothiol transferase ArsC: protein MMRLGFICVQNAGRSQMSAAFAKRERGHRDLKDSVDIITGGTDPADSVHEEVVTVMDEVDIDLSGQAPREVSTTELESCDIVATMGCSTLDIDDAKADIRDWSLDDPHNKTIEEVRAIRDEIENRVKTLFDQAETQITQ from the coding sequence ATGATGAGACTTGGATTCATTTGTGTTCAAAACGCGGGGCGTAGTCAGATGTCAGCGGCATTCGCTAAGCGCGAGCGCGGGCATCGAGATCTTAAAGATAGCGTTGATATCATTACAGGAGGCACCGACCCAGCCGATAGTGTACATGAAGAGGTCGTGACAGTAATGGATGAGGTTGATATCGACCTCTCCGGTCAAGCACCGCGAGAGGTATCAACAACAGAACTTGAATCGTGTGATATTGTGGCGACGATGGGTTGTTCAACGCTCGATATTGATGATGCGAAGGCTGATATTCGTGATTGGTCGCTTGATGATCCGCATAATAAAACCATTGAAGAGGTTCGCGCAATTCGAGATGAAATTGAAAATCGAGTGAAAACCCTTTTTGATCAAGCTGAGACGCAAATCACGCAGTAA
- the fer gene encoding ferredoxin Fer: MVSVYDILGITASADEETILQAYRTRVKEAHPDHGGSLAEFKQVRRAYDHIDSGAPAGEFEPATGINHHNNTAQDADVESQSSSSSVSASADKTDKTETLGPTVEYLDYRVLADYGWEITDPDLFAKADAVELDIDAHGIFVVEPRESLLEAAERYGFSWPYACRGGACANCAVAVIDGAVEMSVNTILTQGMRDQGIRLSCIGQPVTNDLQVVFNIEQLPGLKELRLPAEQFENTRTDNSS, encoded by the coding sequence GTGGTATCAGTCTATGATATACTTGGCATAACCGCAAGTGCCGATGAAGAGACAATTCTTCAAGCATATCGTACGCGAGTCAAAGAGGCTCACCCTGACCATGGCGGATCACTTGCAGAATTCAAACAGGTCCGTCGCGCTTATGACCACATCGATTCCGGCGCCCCAGCGGGTGAATTTGAACCAGCTACCGGAATCAATCATCACAATAATACTGCTCAGGATGCCGATGTAGAATCACAATCGTCTTCATCATCTGTTTCTGCTTCCGCCGATAAGACAGATAAGACTGAGACACTTGGACCAACGGTTGAATATCTTGACTACAGAGTTCTCGCTGATTATGGCTGGGAAATCACAGATCCGGATCTCTTTGCAAAAGCTGATGCGGTTGAGCTTGATATCGATGCTCATGGAATTTTTGTTGTTGAACCTCGCGAATCATTACTTGAGGCTGCTGAGCGGTATGGATTCTCGTGGCCGTATGCCTGTCGAGGTGGTGCATGCGCGAACTGTGCGGTCGCTGTCATTGATGGAGCTGTTGAGATGAGTGTCAACACAATTCTCACCCAAGGGATGCGTGATCAGGGTATTCGGCTTTCTTGCATCGGTCAGCCTGTAACGAACGATCTCCAAGTCGTATTCAATATTGAGCAACTTCCTGGATTGAAAGAACTTCGTCTCCCTGCTGAACAGTTCGAGAATACTCGGACAGATAATTCATCATAA
- a CDS encoding CBS domain-containing protein — MDITNIATPDYVEVRADKRLGKIRSIFDRERPNGIIVTKEGGYTGVVGEKQLVRSRMGDDTKVDVVTKSAPKLDRHEDIREAARMLVEGDVNVAPVFEGNQLYGIVTGEDILEAVLENLDAISVEDIFTDDVVDVAEQSPLGEAINKLREHSISRVPVVEQDESNSLTGILTTHDIIDFVVRDDDRQGRGDRSGDLDRMLDLPVYDLMSAPVITAQPNEPVSDAVKRMFDNDISGVVVTPAAGDTTIEGVLTKTDVLRALTFTEEESMDVQITNIGLLETLTRTEIVESITAVVDKYQQMQVLHAHVRLHEHKEKLRGTPLMQCQIRLRTSLGQVAGSGEGYGAENAFYVALDKLERNVLEMKGVNADERYRGQLIRKLGEL, encoded by the coding sequence ATGGATATCACTAATATTGCCACTCCTGATTATGTCGAAGTTCGTGCTGACAAGCGGTTAGGCAAAATTCGGTCTATCTTTGATCGTGAACGACCAAATGGCATAATCGTCACTAAAGAGGGAGGGTATACCGGTGTCGTTGGTGAAAAGCAACTCGTCCGATCACGAATGGGTGATGATACAAAGGTTGATGTTGTGACAAAATCAGCACCGAAATTAGACCGACATGAGGATATACGTGAAGCAGCTCGGATGCTTGTTGAAGGTGATGTTAATGTTGCTCCTGTCTTTGAGGGTAATCAACTCTATGGGATTGTTACAGGCGAGGACATCTTAGAAGCAGTGCTTGAGAATCTTGATGCAATCTCTGTTGAAGATATCTTTACAGATGACGTTGTAGATGTAGCTGAGCAGTCACCCCTTGGAGAGGCAATCAACAAACTCCGCGAACATAGCATATCTCGCGTTCCTGTTGTTGAACAGGATGAATCAAATTCACTTACGGGAATTCTCACCACACACGATATTATCGACTTTGTTGTTCGTGATGATGACCGACAAGGTCGTGGGGACCGTAGCGGCGATCTTGACCGTATGCTTGATCTTCCTGTCTATGACCTCATGTCTGCACCAGTCATCACTGCCCAGCCAAACGAGCCGGTCAGTGATGCTGTTAAGCGAATGTTCGATAATGATATCTCAGGAGTTGTGGTGACGCCTGCTGCCGGTGACACAACAATTGAGGGAGTTCTCACGAAGACCGATGTGCTCAGAGCACTCACATTCACCGAAGAGGAGTCGATGGATGTTCAAATCACGAACATTGGACTACTTGAAACGCTCACCCGAACAGAGATTGTTGAATCAATTACTGCTGTTGTGGATAAGTATCAGCAGATGCAAGTCCTTCATGCGCATGTCCGGCTGCATGAACATAAAGAGAAACTTCGAGGAACGCCACTCATGCAGTGTCAGATTCGACTTCGAACGAGTCTTGGACAAGTTGCAGGGAGCGGTGAAGGATATGGTGCTGAAAACGCATTCTATGTTGCACTTGACAAACTTGAACGGAATGTGCTTGAAATGAAAGGTGTCAATGCTGATGAACGATACCGTGGGCAGTTGATTCGAAAGCTGGGCGAACTTTGA
- a CDS encoding AAA family ATPase — protein sequence MSRLLSTGCQSLDSLLGGGFERGTVTQVYGPPAAGKTNIMLSAALHTAATDSMAVYVDTEGISSDRFRQIADGVVDDSSSVDRDSLTSQVIMSDAHDFEAQATAVRDTAEFANRADLIILDSATGFYRLQRTLGGTLENNIGTDGASSENTERTETADGGDTLRRLTSQITHLLSLARKHNLAVVITNQVFTDPDTDRVRPLGGYTLEHWTGAVLRLERFRGGKRRATLEKHRSKPTGESATFVITDTGVADHESIS from the coding sequence GTGTCACGATTACTCTCGACAGGATGTCAATCACTTGATTCCCTTCTCGGTGGGGGATTTGAGCGCGGAACCGTCACGCAAGTTTATGGACCTCCTGCTGCAGGGAAAACAAACATCATGCTTTCAGCGGCTCTTCATACTGCAGCAACTGATAGCATGGCTGTATATGTCGATACTGAGGGTATTTCATCAGATCGGTTTCGACAGATTGCAGACGGTGTTGTCGATGACTCATCCTCGGTGGATCGTGACTCACTCACCTCGCAGGTGATCATGTCTGATGCGCATGATTTTGAGGCACAAGCAACGGCAGTCCGTGACACTGCGGAGTTTGCCAATCGCGCTGATCTCATTATTCTCGACAGTGCCACTGGATTCTATCGACTTCAACGAACACTTGGGGGGACACTTGAAAATAATATTGGGACAGATGGAGCCTCATCAGAGAATACAGAACGCACTGAAACTGCAGATGGTGGTGACACGCTCCGCCGGCTTACCAGCCAAATTACACATCTTCTTTCGCTTGCTCGGAAACACAATCTTGCAGTTGTCATCACAAATCAAGTCTTCACAGACCCTGACACCGACAGGGTTCGCCCACTTGGCGGATATACCCTTGAGCACTGGACAGGAGCAGTTCTGAGACTTGAGCGGTTTCGCGGTGGGAAGCGACGAGCAACGCTTGAAAAGCATCGATCAAAGCCGACCGGTGAATCTGCGACATTCGTGATCACCGATACTGGCGTAGCAGATCATGAGTCGATATCATAG